From Scomber scombrus chromosome 6, fScoSco1.1, whole genome shotgun sequence, the proteins below share one genomic window:
- the LOC133981683 gene encoding uncharacterized protein LOC133981683 encodes MGRSSKDKRDIYYRLAKEEGWRARSAFKLLQLDHEFNLLAGVNRAVDLCAAPGSWSQVLSRKLRFSSSSFHSVI; translated from the exons atgGGTCGCTCTTCCAAAGACAAGCGGGACATTTATTACCGTCTGGCTAAAGAGGAGGGCTGGAGAGCAAGGAGCGCCTTCAAGCTGCTGCAGCTCGACCACGAGTTCAACCTGTTGGCAG gtgtgaaCAGAGCGGTGGATCTGTGTGCAGCACCTGGCAGCTGGAGTCAGGTCCTCAGCAGGAAACTCAGGTTCTCCTCATCATCCTTTCATTCAGTCATATGA